Sequence from the Catenuloplanes indicus genome:
GCGGCTGGGCGAGGTGGCACTGGTGCCGGGCACCGGCGGCGTCTTCGACGTGCGCCTCGACGGCGACCTGATCTGGTCCCGGAAGGAATCGGGCCACCCCGAGATAACCGAACTGAAGCGATTGGTACGGGACCGTATCGCGCCGGACATGAGCCTGGGCCATTCCGAGAAGCGCTGAACCGGCCTCGAGGTCACGCACGGCCGCGGTGATCGACGGCGGCGGCCTGCAACTCGGTTCGACCAGCCGGACCACCCGGCCCCGGCCGCATCCGGCCGTGGACGCGGACTACTTCGCGCCGTCGCGGAGCAGGTAGGCCGGCGGTGGCGGTGTGCGCGGTGGCGAACCAGGCGACGAGCTTCTCGCCGACGAGCCACTCGACCTCCTCGACCGCGTCGTCGCCGCCGGGGAGCAGGTGCTCGGCGTCCTCGATGCGAGCCGGGTCGAACGCGGACGGTTCAGCGTCGATCCGGGCGACCCGCGCCGGGTCCGCGTACATCGGGAACGGTCACGGGGTCGGCGGACGTGCGCCACGGCGTGGACCACAGATC
This genomic interval carries:
- a CDS encoding SelT/SelW/SelH family protein, producing the protein MTRTPRLEIEYCTQCRWLLRAAWTAQELLTTFGLRLGEVALVPGTGGVFDVRLDGDLIWSRKESGHPEITELKRLVRDRIAPDMSLGHSEKR